The genomic region ACCCTGACCATGCTCGGGACCACCTACGCCAAGGGCCTCGGCACCAACTCGGACGCGACGGTGACGTTCTACCTCGGCGGTCAGTGCTCGTCCTTCTCCATGACGGCGGGCATCGACGACGACATGCGCGGCGCGGACAAGGATCCGCGGGTCACCGTCTCGGTGCTCGGCGACGTCACGTCGCTGGGCCGCAGCGGGGAGTTGAACAGGACGGCCCCGCTCTGGCAGCCCACCGTGGACATCACCGGCGTCCAGCTGCTGACCCTGCGGGTCGACAAGGTGAAGGACGTCAACTGGTACGACCACACCGACCTCGCCGACGCGAAGGTGGTCTGCGCGTGACGCCCCGGCCCCACCTGTAGCACCCGCGAACCGTACGGCCGCCCGCTCACGCCGGGGTGACGCTCAGCCCTCCCAGGGCCGACGCGCTCCGGACGGCGGTCGAGCCGTACGGGGTACGCAGCCGCAGCCAGGAACCCGCGCCGAACAGCGCGAACGGCTCGTCCCGCCCGGTCTCCACGGGGCGCTCCGGTACGGCGACCCGTACCGGGCGGAGGAACCCGAGCGACTGGGCGGCGTGCAGCGCACGGACCGGCAGCCCGGTGTCGCCGACCGGCCGGGACCAGATCTCCCGCCCGATCCGGTCGAGTTCTGCGCGGGTGCGCAGCTCGGCGGTCAACGCCTCGGTACGGGTGCGGAATTCGGCCACCACGGCCGCGACCGCGGCGCGCAGCGCGTCGGGCGACGGCAGCCCCGGGAGCTGCTGCCAGCCCCCGCGCGGCGGCAGCACACCGGCCCACGGCGGCCCGGTGACCGCGCCCGGGACCGTGGCGGTACCGCCCGACTCGTCGACGGACTCCAGGAGTTCACCGGCGGAGACGGTGACGTCCAGTTCGACCGGGATCGCCAGCCGGGCCGTACGGACGGCCAGCACCTCGAAGGAGGGCGGGCGGCCGAAGACCGCCAGCCCGTGCTCCGTACCGCTGCCTGCCGTACCGCTGCCTGCCGTACTCCTGCCCGTGCCGCCGTCGGCCCGCGCCTGCAAGCGCACCGCGGCGGCCCGGTCGTAGTGGATCAGCCGGGCCAGGAAGGCGGCGAGATCCGCCGCCTCCCCCGCGTCGGCGAAGGCCAGGCGCGCCGTCATGCGGCGAGCGTTCCCGGCTCGTCCAGGTACCCCTGGAGGTAGGACTTCTCCTCGGCGGTGATCCGCCGCGGACGCTGCGCCTCCAGGTTGTACGGGACGACGATCGTCGACGCCCTGACGTACACCTGGTCCGGGTCCTTCACCTCGTAGGCGATGGTCAGCGAGGCAGCGCCGATCTTCGTCACCCAGGACTCGACGGTCACCGGCTCGTGCCGGTGGACCAGCGGACGCACGTAGTCGATCTCGTGCCGGGCCACCACGGACCCGCCGGAGAACGACGGCGAGCCGTCCCCCGGCGCCAGCCGGAACATGAAGTCGATCCGCGCCTCTTCCAGGTACCGCAGGAAGACGACGTTGTTGACGTGCCCGAAGGCGTCCATGTCCGACCAGCGCAGGGGGCAGGAGTAGATGTGCCGCACGGTCAGCCTCGCGTCAGCTTCTTGTACGTGGCACGGTGCGGGCGGGCCGCGTCCGCACCCAGGCGCTCGATCTTGTTCTTCTCGTACGACTCGAAGTTGCCCTCGAACCAGTACCACTTGGAGTCGCCCTCGTACGCCAGGATGTGCGTGGCGACGCGGTCCAGGAACCAGCGGTCGTGGGAGATGACCACGGCCGCACCGGGGAACTCCAGGAGCGCGTTCTCCAGCGAGGACAGGGTCTCGACGTCGAGGTCGTTGGTGGGCTCGTCGAGGAGCAGCAGGTTGCCGCCCTCCTTGAGGGTCAGCGCCAGGTTGAGGCGGTTGCGCTCACCACCGGAGAGGACACCGGCCGGCTTCTGCTGGTCCGGACCCTTGAAGCCGAACGCGGAGACGTACGCCCGCGAAGGCATCTCGACCTGGCCGACGTTGATGTAGTCCAGTTCGTCCGACACGACCGCCCAGAGGGTCTTCTTGGGGTCGATGTTGGCGCGGCTCTGGTCGACGTAGGAGATCTTGACCGTGTCGCCGACCTTGATGGCGCCCGAGTCCGGCGTCTCCAGGCCCTGGATCATCTTGAACAGCGTGGTCTTGCCCGCGCCGTTCGGGCCGATGACACCGACGATGCCGTTGCGCGGCAGCGTGAAGGACAGGTCGTCGATGAGGACCTTGTCGCCGAAGGCCTTCGAGAGGTTCTCGACCTCGACGACGATGGACCCGAGCCGCGGGCCCGGCGGGATCTGGATCTCCTCGAAGTCCAGCTTCCGCATCTTGTCCGCCTCGGCTGCCATCTCCTCGTAACGGGCGAGACGGGCCTTGGACTTGGTCTGGCGGCCCTTGGCGTTGGAGCGGACCCACTCCAGCTCTTCCTTGAGCCGCTTGGCGCGCTTCTCGTCCTTGCGGCCCTCGACCTTGAGGCGGGTGGCCTTCTTGTCGAGGTACGTGGAGTAGTTGCCCTCGTAGGGGAGCGCACGGCCGCGGTCGAGCTCAAGGATCCACTCGGCGACGTTGTTCAGGAAGTACCGGTCGTGGGTGACGGCGACGACCGCACCCGGGTACTTCGAGAGGTGCTGCTCCAGCCAGTTCACCGACTCGGCGTCCAGGTGGTTGGTGGGCTCGTCGAGCAGCAGCAGGTCGGGCGCCTCGATCAGCAGCTTGCAGAGCGCGACGCGGCGCTTCTCACCACCGGAGAGGTTGACGACAGGCCAGTCGCCGGGCGGGCAGCCCAGGGCGTCCATGGCCTGTTCGAGCTGGGCGTCGAGGTCCCAGGCGTTGGAGTGGTCCAGGTCCTCCTGGAGCTTGCCCATCTCTTCGAGGAGCGCGTCGGAGTAGTCGGTCGCCATCAGCTCGGCGACCTCGTTGAAGCGCTTGAGCTTGCCCATGATCTCGGCGGCGCCGTCCTGGACGTTCTCCAGGACGGTCTTGCTCTCGTCGAGCAGCGGCTCCTGCATGAGGATGCCGACGCTGAACCCGGGCGAGAGGAACGCGTCGCCGTTGGAGGGCTGCTCAAGGCCCGCCATGATCTTCAGCACCGTGGACTTACCGGCACCGTTGGGGCCCACGACACCGATCTTCGCACCGGGCAGGAAGTTCAGGGTGACGTCATCGAGAATCACCTTGTCGCCGTGCGCCTTACGCGTCTTGCGCATGGTGTAGATGTACTCAGCCAAGAGAAACCGTCCGGCAATCGATGTGTGGGCAGATACACCCCATCTTGCCGCACCTCCGCCCCCCGACGAAAACGGCCCCGGTACGCCGAGGGGCGTACCGGGGCCGTTTCGGCCACTCAGTCACTCTGTGTCGGAGCGGCGATCACTCACCGCTGACCGGCCGGATCACCGGCAGGCCGGATTCCGGATCACTGACCCGAAGCGCTCTTCCTGCGGAGCATGAAGACCGCGCCGCCACCGAGCACCACGAGGACGATCGCGACACCGGCGATGATCGGGGTGGAGCTGGAGCCACCGGTCTCGGCGAGGTCCCCGCCCTGCGAGCCCGAGGTGCTGCCACCGGCCGAGGCCGCGCTGGGCGCGGGCGTCGGGGTGCCGGTGCTCACCGGGGTGCTACCGGCGGTCTTGCAGTCGAGGACGCCCTGGAAGCGCTTCTCGAAGCCGTTCGGACCCTTGATCGTGAAGTCGTACGCCTGGTCCTCGGCGACCGGGACGGTCACCGTCTGCGACTTACCGGCTTCGACCGTGTGCTTCTGACCGGCCAGCTCGAAGGTGAACGCCTCGTCGCCCTTGTTCGAGGCGGTGATGTCCACCCCGCCCTTGGCGCAGTCCTTCTTGGCGGAGACAGCCGGGATGGCACCCTGGCTGGCCCAGTTCGCCGAGGCGACCGCGCTGACCGAAGCGGTGCTGGTGCCCGCGAGGATCTGGGTCTGGCTCTTGGAGTCACTGACGAAGGCGCGGCCGATCGGCACCGCGGTCTGCGCGCTGACGGTCAGCTTGGCCGAGCCCGGCTCGGTGCCGGCCGGCACCTTGAAGAAGAGCTGCGTGCCGTTGACGGCGGTGGTGACGGGCTTGCCGTCCTTGTCGACCACGCTGACGCCCCGCGGCGCGTCGGGGGCGAGCGCGACCTCGGCCTTGGCCGCGTTGGTGGACACGGTCACCGGACCGAGGTTCGCACCCGGGTGACCCGCCACCTCGGCGGGGCCGAGCGAGAGCGAAGCGGCCGGCTCGGCGACGTTGCTGGCCTTCTCCTCCAGGTACTTGGTGAGCTTCTGGCCCGCCTCGTCCTTCGGCACCGCGTCGACGTGGTCCGAGAAGTGCCAGATCGCGGCCTGGGTGGCGGCGGCGGCCGTGGCGTCGTTCAGGGTGACGTTCAGGGTCTGCCCGAGGTCCGCGGGCGTCACCTGCGGGTACGAGTGCTCAAGGATCCAGCGGATCTTGCCCGCGTCGCCGTTGCCGGCAAGCGAGGACTCGGCCCAGGTGACCTCGCGGTACGAGGTGTTCGCCTGGGTGTGGTTGTGCAGGTCGATGCAGTACGTCTTGATGGTGCCGCCGCCGTCGACCTTGAGCTCGAAGAGCCCGGCCGTCTCGTTGGCGCCGTTGATCTTGACCGTGCCGCCGACCACCACGCCCGGGTTGTCCAGGGTGGCGTTGACACCGGACGAGCTGGCCGGCGCGTCATCGGCGAACGCGGGCGCGGCAGTGGCTATGGCGCCACCCGCGACCAGTCCTGCGGCCAGGGCCGCAGCGGCGAGACGGGAGGTACCCCGACGCCGTATGGAGGAACCAGGAACAGCAGAAACCGCAGAAAACACAGAATTCCCCTTCGGGCGAGGACACTTCGCGCGCTGCGCTTCGCTTCGCGGTACGCGTGGGGGAAGTTCCTCGCCGGCAGACTCAAATGGCCCGTGAGTATCCGGGAATCCTAAGGACACGCGGGCAACACAGTCTCCACACAAGCCCCCGGACAACCATTCCGAATCGGAATCGTTATCCCGCATACCTCTGTCACCTTGGTGTATCGACAAATCTCCACCGGTCCGGCAGCCCCACCGGTCAGGGCACCAAGGCTTTCGGACGCTCCGTCAGGGACGGATCAGCCCTGGTCACACGCTTGAACGCCGAGGTCCCACGGGTCAGATCGTGTCCCACCGCCACCGCTTCGACGTCTGCGGAGAATCTGCGCTGCCCGTCCCGCTCTTCTTCATGCACCCGCAACCTGCCGTGCACGACGAGTGGTTCACCGACCGAGACCGAACCAGCCACATTCGCGGCAAGTGTCCGCCACGCCAACACCGTGTAGAAGCTGGTGGGTCCGTCCGCCCAGTTCTGTTTCTGCCGGTCCCAGCGACGGGGGGTCACCGCGAACCGGAACCGCGACATTCCACCGGCCACCGACTCCCGGAATTCCGGCTGCGTCGCCACATTTCCCACCAACGTCACCAAGGTGTCGCTCATGATTCCTGCCTCCCCGTGCTGGTCCTCGGCCGGCCGTTTCGCCGGTCCGGCCCGACCCGGCAGACCTGGCCTGATCGGCCCGATCCGGCCTGATCGGCCCGACCTGACCTGGCCTCGCCTGCTTGTCCGTTGCGGTTTCCATGCTGGCCCGGGGAGGCCGACTCTGCTTGCGCCTGTGGATTACTTGCCGGTTGTGGACAACCCGTTCACCGTCACGTACTGCTCCCGCACCTCCCGGTAACGCAGCAGCTCAGCGGCCACCGGGTCCAGCACCTTTGCCCGGCCGTACGCCCCGGCGGCCTCCCGCAGCCTGCGCTCGGCCTCCTGCCCGTACCGGCAGGCCGGGCCCCGTACCGCCATTCCGCAGGCCCACTCCACGGCCGGCCCGCCCGCGGTGCCTGCCACCATCACCAGCAGCGGCGTCAGCGGGCCCGCGTCGAGCGCGCCCACCGTCTCACCCAACAGCCATAGGACGCCCAGGATCTGATGCACCGTCATCATCACCTGGGCCAGTACCGCCGCGGGCCACCAGGCGGGCCGGGACGTACGGCCGCCCGGTTCTTGCGCAACGGTCGCCTCCGCCAGTTCGTCCAGCGCCTCGGGCAGCCCGTCGGCCCCGCGTACGGCCGCCTCGCGCACCGCCTGCGCCCAGGGTGCGGGCAACCCGTCCGTCGCCTCGTCGGCGACCGTACGCACGGCCTGTTCCACCCGCTGCCGGGCGGTGGGCTCCGTCCCGGCCGGTTCCGGCTCGGTGACCGCCGCCGTCTGTTCGAGGCCGCCGGGCGCGCGCGTGGACTCGTACCAACGCCAGAGCCTCAGCCACGGTGTCCCGCAGGCCTTCACCGCG from Streptomyces sp. NBC_01267 harbors:
- a CDS encoding acyl-CoA thioesterase, which codes for MRHIYSCPLRWSDMDAFGHVNNVVFLRYLEEARIDFMFRLAPGDGSPSFSGGSVVARHEIDYVRPLVHRHEPVTVESWVTKIGAASLTIAYEVKDPDQVYVRASTIVVPYNLEAQRPRRITAEEKSYLQGYLDEPGTLAA
- the ettA gene encoding energy-dependent translational throttle protein EttA is translated as MAEYIYTMRKTRKAHGDKVILDDVTLNFLPGAKIGVVGPNGAGKSTVLKIMAGLEQPSNGDAFLSPGFSVGILMQEPLLDESKTVLENVQDGAAEIMGKLKRFNEVAELMATDYSDALLEEMGKLQEDLDHSNAWDLDAQLEQAMDALGCPPGDWPVVNLSGGEKRRVALCKLLIEAPDLLLLDEPTNHLDAESVNWLEQHLSKYPGAVVAVTHDRYFLNNVAEWILELDRGRALPYEGNYSTYLDKKATRLKVEGRKDEKRAKRLKEELEWVRSNAKGRQTKSKARLARYEEMAAEADKMRKLDFEEIQIPPGPRLGSIVVEVENLSKAFGDKVLIDDLSFTLPRNGIVGVIGPNGAGKTTLFKMIQGLETPDSGAIKVGDTVKISYVDQSRANIDPKKTLWAVVSDELDYINVGQVEMPSRAYVSAFGFKGPDQQKPAGVLSGGERNRLNLALTLKEGGNLLLLDEPTNDLDVETLSSLENALLEFPGAAVVISHDRWFLDRVATHILAYEGDSKWYWFEGNFESYEKNKIERLGADAARPHRATYKKLTRG
- a CDS encoding LAETG motif-containing sortase-dependent surface protein, which produces MFSAVSAVPGSSIRRRGTSRLAAAALAAGLVAGGAIATAAPAFADDAPASSSGVNATLDNPGVVVGGTVKINGANETAGLFELKVDGGGTIKTYCIDLHNHTQANTSYREVTWAESSLAGNGDAGKIRWILEHSYPQVTPADLGQTLNVTLNDATAAAATQAAIWHFSDHVDAVPKDEAGQKLTKYLEEKASNVAEPAASLSLGPAEVAGHPGANLGPVTVSTNAAKAEVALAPDAPRGVSVVDKDGKPVTTAVNGTQLFFKVPAGTEPGSAKLTVSAQTAVPIGRAFVSDSKSQTQILAGTSTASVSAVASANWASQGAIPAVSAKKDCAKGGVDITASNKGDEAFTFELAGQKHTVEAGKSQTVTVPVAEDQAYDFTIKGPNGFEKRFQGVLDCKTAGSTPVSTGTPTPAPSAASAGGSTSGSQGGDLAETGGSSSTPIIAGVAIVLVVLGGGAVFMLRRKSASGQ
- a CDS encoding single-stranded DNA-binding protein, which produces MSDTLVTLVGNVATQPEFRESVAGGMSRFRFAVTPRRWDRQKQNWADGPTSFYTVLAWRTLAANVAGSVSVGEPLVVHGRLRVHEEERDGQRRFSADVEAVAVGHDLTRGTSAFKRVTRADPSLTERPKALVP